The following are from one region of the Strix uralensis isolate ZFMK-TIS-50842 chromosome 4, bStrUra1, whole genome shotgun sequence genome:
- the PI4K2B gene encoding phosphatidylinositol 4-kinase type 2-beta isoform X3 has protein sequence MAEPSAEEPDERLLLFAEPAPQAGPPRRGPQGVKAAPGGAVRLCGELGLEEEDSGEEDSGPEGDGEDEPLLRASGTGRGRRAGAARDKEPRAAAGHTGHTADMNIFLDDPEFAEIILRAEQAIECGVFPERISQGSSGSYFAKDPKGKIIGVFKPKSEEPYGHLNPKWTKYFHKVCCPCCFGRGCLVPNQGYLSEAGAYLVDDKLGLGVVPKTKVVWLVSETFNYSAIDRAKSRGKKYALEKVPKVAKKFNRIGLPPKVGSFQLFVEGYKEADYWLRKFETDPLPENTRKEFQSQFERLVILDYVIRNTDPFHWAWLSQAKVPFSQETRDLVLPRISDMNFVQDLCEDLYELFKADKGFDKSTFENQMSVMRGQILNLTQALKDGKSPIQLVQMPRVIVERSSTGSQGRIVHLSNAFTQTFHSRKPFFSSW, from the exons ATGGCGGAGCCGAGTGCTGAGGAGCCCGATGAGCGGCTGCTGCTCTTCGCGGAGCCGGCGCCTCAGGCAGGGCCGCCCCGGCGGGGGCCGCAAGGCGTGAAAGCCGCCCCCGGCGGGGCTGTGAGGCtgtgtggggagctggggctggaggaggaggactcGGGTGAGGAGGATTCGGGGCCCGAGGGGGATGGAGAGGACGAGCCTCTCCTGCGGGCCTCGGGCACCGGCCGCGGCCGCCGAGCGGGCGCCGCCCGGGACAAGGAGCCCCGCGCCGCCGCAG gacATACAGGACATACTGCtgatatgaatatatttttagatGATCCAGAATTTGCAGAAATTATTCTGAGAGCAGAGCAAGCTATAGAGTGTGGAGTTTTTCCAGAAAGGATCTCACAAGGATCTAGTGGGAGTTACTTTGCCAAGGATCCAAAAGGG AAAATTATTGGAGTGTTCAAACCAAAATCTGAAGAGCCTTATGGACATCTGAATCCAAAATGGACCAAATATTTTCACAAAGTTTGTTGTCCTTGCTGCTTTGGCAGAGGCTGCCTCGTTCCGAATCAGGGATACCTCTCTGAAGCTGGTGCCTATCTTGTGGATGACAAGCTTGGGCTAGGAGTTGTACCTAAAACCAAG GTTGTCTGGCTTGTCAGTGAGACCTTTAATTACAGTGCAATAGATCGTgcaaaatcaagaggaaaaaaatatgctttagaGAAAGTGCCAAAAGTTGCTAAAAAATTTAATCGAATTGGACTACCTCCTAAG GTTGGCTCCTTCCAGCTGTTTGTTGAAGGATATAAAGAAGCTGACTACTGGCTCAGGAAGTTTGAAACTGATCCTTTACCTGAGAATACAAGGAAAGAATTTCAGTCACAGTTTGAAAGATTGGTTATCTTGGATTATGTCATCAGAAATACAG ATCCCTTTCACTGGGCGTGGCTTTCTCAAGCAAAAGTTCCATTCTCTCAGGAGACCAGAGACCTAGTTCTTCCTCGCATTTCTGATATGAACTTTGTACAGGATCTTTGTGAAGATCTTTATGAACTATTTAAG gcTGATAAAGGATTTGACAAGTCTACTTTTGAAAACCAAATGTCGGTTATGAGGGGGCAG aTACTAAACCTTACTCAGGCATTAAAGGATGGAAAAAGTCCCATTCAGCTTGTTCAGATGCCACGTGTGATTGTGGAGCGAAGTAGCACTGGAAGTCAGGGCCGAATTGTTCATCTGAGTAATGCGTTCACGCAGACCTTTCATAGCAGGaagcctttcttttcctcctggtaG
- the PI4K2B gene encoding phosphatidylinositol 4-kinase type 2-beta isoform X2, translating into MERTSLSCGPRAPAAAAERAPPGTRSPAPPQVAFSTEGHTNLNKNGHTGHTADMNIFLDDPEFAEIILRAEQAIECGVFPERISQGSSGSYFAKDPKGKIIGVFKPKSEEPYGHLNPKWTKYFHKVCCPCCFGRGCLVPNQGYLSEAGAYLVDDKLGLGVVPKTKVVWLVSETFNYSAIDRAKSRGKKYALEKVPKVAKKFNRIGLPPKVGSFQLFVEGYKEADYWLRKFETDPLPENTRKEFQSQFERLVILDYVIRNTDRGNDNWLVRYEKQDDGLDLSDKDSQWTITKESTIKIAAIDNGLAFPFKHPDEWRAYPFHWAWLSQAKVPFSQETRDLVLPRISDMNFVQDLCEDLYELFKADKGFDKSTFENQMSVMRGQILNLTQALKDGKSPIQLVQMPRVIVERSSTGSQGRIVHLSNAFTQTFHSRKPFFSSW; encoded by the exons ATGGAGAGGACGAGCCTCTCCTGCGGGCCTCGGGCACCGGCCGCGGCCGCCGAGCGGGCGCCGCCCGGGACAAGGAGCCCCGCGCCGCCGCAG GTAGCTTTCTCTACAGAAGGACACACAAATCTTAATAAAAATG gacATACAGGACATACTGCtgatatgaatatatttttagatGATCCAGAATTTGCAGAAATTATTCTGAGAGCAGAGCAAGCTATAGAGTGTGGAGTTTTTCCAGAAAGGATCTCACAAGGATCTAGTGGGAGTTACTTTGCCAAGGATCCAAAAGGG AAAATTATTGGAGTGTTCAAACCAAAATCTGAAGAGCCTTATGGACATCTGAATCCAAAATGGACCAAATATTTTCACAAAGTTTGTTGTCCTTGCTGCTTTGGCAGAGGCTGCCTCGTTCCGAATCAGGGATACCTCTCTGAAGCTGGTGCCTATCTTGTGGATGACAAGCTTGGGCTAGGAGTTGTACCTAAAACCAAG GTTGTCTGGCTTGTCAGTGAGACCTTTAATTACAGTGCAATAGATCGTgcaaaatcaagaggaaaaaaatatgctttagaGAAAGTGCCAAAAGTTGCTAAAAAATTTAATCGAATTGGACTACCTCCTAAG GTTGGCTCCTTCCAGCTGTTTGTTGAAGGATATAAAGAAGCTGACTACTGGCTCAGGAAGTTTGAAACTGATCCTTTACCTGAGAATACAAGGAAAGAATTTCAGTCACAGTTTGAAAGATTGGTTATCTTGGATTATGTCATCAGAAATACAG acaGAGGTAACGATAATTGGTTAGTCAGGTATGAAAAACAAGATGATGGACTTGATCTGTCAGATAAG GATAGCCAATGGACTATAACTAAAGAATCCACTATTAAAATTGCTGCAATTGACAATGGTTTAGCATTTCCTTTTAAGCATCCTGATGAGTGGAGGGCGT ATCCCTTTCACTGGGCGTGGCTTTCTCAAGCAAAAGTTCCATTCTCTCAGGAGACCAGAGACCTAGTTCTTCCTCGCATTTCTGATATGAACTTTGTACAGGATCTTTGTGAAGATCTTTATGAACTATTTAAG gcTGATAAAGGATTTGACAAGTCTACTTTTGAAAACCAAATGTCGGTTATGAGGGGGCAG aTACTAAACCTTACTCAGGCATTAAAGGATGGAAAAAGTCCCATTCAGCTTGTTCAGATGCCACGTGTGATTGTGGAGCGAAGTAGCACTGGAAGTCAGGGCCGAATTGTTCATCTGAGTAATGCGTTCACGCAGACCTTTCATAGCAGGaagcctttcttttcctcctggtaG
- the PI4K2B gene encoding phosphatidylinositol 4-kinase type 2-beta isoform X1, with amino-acid sequence MAEPSAEEPDERLLLFAEPAPQAGPPRRGPQGVKAAPGGAVRLCGELGLEEEDSGEEDSGPEGDGEDEPLLRASGTGRGRRAGAARDKEPRAAAGHTGHTADMNIFLDDPEFAEIILRAEQAIECGVFPERISQGSSGSYFAKDPKGKIIGVFKPKSEEPYGHLNPKWTKYFHKVCCPCCFGRGCLVPNQGYLSEAGAYLVDDKLGLGVVPKTKVVWLVSETFNYSAIDRAKSRGKKYALEKVPKVAKKFNRIGLPPKVGSFQLFVEGYKEADYWLRKFETDPLPENTRKEFQSQFERLVILDYVIRNTDRGNDNWLVRYEKQDDGLDLSDKDSQWTITKESTIKIAAIDNGLAFPFKHPDEWRAYPFHWAWLSQAKVPFSQETRDLVLPRISDMNFVQDLCEDLYELFKADKGFDKSTFENQMSVMRGQILNLTQALKDGKSPIQLVQMPRVIVERSSTGSQGRIVHLSNAFTQTFHSRKPFFSSW; translated from the exons ATGGCGGAGCCGAGTGCTGAGGAGCCCGATGAGCGGCTGCTGCTCTTCGCGGAGCCGGCGCCTCAGGCAGGGCCGCCCCGGCGGGGGCCGCAAGGCGTGAAAGCCGCCCCCGGCGGGGCTGTGAGGCtgtgtggggagctggggctggaggaggaggactcGGGTGAGGAGGATTCGGGGCCCGAGGGGGATGGAGAGGACGAGCCTCTCCTGCGGGCCTCGGGCACCGGCCGCGGCCGCCGAGCGGGCGCCGCCCGGGACAAGGAGCCCCGCGCCGCCGCAG gacATACAGGACATACTGCtgatatgaatatatttttagatGATCCAGAATTTGCAGAAATTATTCTGAGAGCAGAGCAAGCTATAGAGTGTGGAGTTTTTCCAGAAAGGATCTCACAAGGATCTAGTGGGAGTTACTTTGCCAAGGATCCAAAAGGG AAAATTATTGGAGTGTTCAAACCAAAATCTGAAGAGCCTTATGGACATCTGAATCCAAAATGGACCAAATATTTTCACAAAGTTTGTTGTCCTTGCTGCTTTGGCAGAGGCTGCCTCGTTCCGAATCAGGGATACCTCTCTGAAGCTGGTGCCTATCTTGTGGATGACAAGCTTGGGCTAGGAGTTGTACCTAAAACCAAG GTTGTCTGGCTTGTCAGTGAGACCTTTAATTACAGTGCAATAGATCGTgcaaaatcaagaggaaaaaaatatgctttagaGAAAGTGCCAAAAGTTGCTAAAAAATTTAATCGAATTGGACTACCTCCTAAG GTTGGCTCCTTCCAGCTGTTTGTTGAAGGATATAAAGAAGCTGACTACTGGCTCAGGAAGTTTGAAACTGATCCTTTACCTGAGAATACAAGGAAAGAATTTCAGTCACAGTTTGAAAGATTGGTTATCTTGGATTATGTCATCAGAAATACAG acaGAGGTAACGATAATTGGTTAGTCAGGTATGAAAAACAAGATGATGGACTTGATCTGTCAGATAAG GATAGCCAATGGACTATAACTAAAGAATCCACTATTAAAATTGCTGCAATTGACAATGGTTTAGCATTTCCTTTTAAGCATCCTGATGAGTGGAGGGCGT ATCCCTTTCACTGGGCGTGGCTTTCTCAAGCAAAAGTTCCATTCTCTCAGGAGACCAGAGACCTAGTTCTTCCTCGCATTTCTGATATGAACTTTGTACAGGATCTTTGTGAAGATCTTTATGAACTATTTAAG gcTGATAAAGGATTTGACAAGTCTACTTTTGAAAACCAAATGTCGGTTATGAGGGGGCAG aTACTAAACCTTACTCAGGCATTAAAGGATGGAAAAAGTCCCATTCAGCTTGTTCAGATGCCACGTGTGATTGTGGAGCGAAGTAGCACTGGAAGTCAGGGCCGAATTGTTCATCTGAGTAATGCGTTCACGCAGACCTTTCATAGCAGGaagcctttcttttcctcctggtaG